A part of Thalassophryne amazonica chromosome 3, fThaAma1.1, whole genome shotgun sequence genomic DNA contains:
- the LOC117507807 gene encoding solute carrier family 2, facilitated glucose transporter member 9-like yields the protein MASKAHQQSITICLLSAAIFGALGSSFLYGYNLSVVNAPVLYNKALYNKTWIERYGHPVGGELGSILWSITVSIFSIGGLLGTLCATFILKVLGSSGVRVRARSRASDGLLNIPGC from the exons atggcatccaaagcgcat CAGCAGTCCATTACAATATGTCTACTGAGTGCAGCCATCTTTGGTGCGCTGGGATCATCTTTTCTTTATGGTTACAACCTCTCAGTGGTCAACGCTCCTGTTC TGTACAATAAGGCTCTGTACAATAAGACATGGATTGAGAGATATGGGCACCCTGTTGGAGGAGAGCTAGGCTCCATCCTGTGGTCCATCACAGTGTCCATATTTTCTATTGGAGGCCTTCTTGGAACATTGTGCGCCACGTTCATCCTCAAAGTACTGGGAAG ttccggggtccgggtccgGGCTCGTTCCAGGGCCTCGGACGGTCTTCtcaacatcccag GTTGTTGA